The Verrucomicrobiia bacterium genome has a window encoding:
- a CDS encoding CpaF family protein has protein sequence MPLSDRLRKGGDSEETSKKNSAFGNVEEKRRNFLQEVKIKMHRNLIDRLNLEALMMLEPDQARKEVGELVRVIFSEEKIAVTAGEREEIIQEVVNETFGLGPLEPLLADPNIDEILVNNAHNVFVEKHGKLVKAETHFKDDDHLRHIISRIVARVGRRIDESSPMVDARLADGSRVNAVIPPLALDGPVLSIRRFKKIPFRAEDLIARKSATEEIMRILEIAVKSKLNILVSGGTGSGKTTVLNILSSYIPSDERIITIEDAAELQLQQGHVVRLETRPANLEGRGQVTQRDLVKNALRMRPDRIVVGEVRGEEALDMLQAMNTGHEGSITTVHANSPRDAVGRIETMVLMANSNLIHHAIIRQIGAAFHLIVQIRRFTDGVRRVESVTEVTGMEGDVISLQEVFSFQQKGVDTEGNVIGEFTFHDIRPKFLDAAMKKVRTRY, from the coding sequence ATGCCGCTTAGCGACAGGCTCCGCAAAGGCGGGGACTCGGAAGAAACCTCCAAAAAAAATTCTGCTTTCGGGAATGTCGAAGAAAAACGGCGCAATTTTCTCCAGGAAGTCAAAATCAAGATGCACCGGAACCTGATCGACCGGCTGAATCTTGAGGCCCTCATGATGCTGGAGCCGGACCAGGCGCGCAAGGAAGTCGGCGAGCTCGTCCGTGTCATCTTCAGCGAAGAAAAAATCGCGGTCACGGCGGGCGAGCGCGAAGAAATCATCCAGGAAGTCGTCAACGAGACTTTCGGTCTCGGCCCCCTCGAACCCCTTCTCGCGGACCCCAACATCGACGAAATCCTTGTCAACAATGCGCACAATGTCTTCGTCGAAAAGCACGGCAAGCTGGTGAAGGCGGAGACGCATTTCAAGGACGACGACCACCTGCGCCACATCATCAGCCGCATCGTGGCGCGCGTGGGCCGCCGCATCGACGAGTCTTCGCCCATGGTGGACGCGCGCCTGGCCGACGGGTCCCGCGTCAACGCGGTCATTCCGCCGCTTGCGCTCGACGGCCCTGTGCTCTCGATCCGCCGTTTCAAGAAAATTCCGTTCAGGGCAGAGGATCTCATCGCGCGCAAATCCGCGACCGAGGAAATCATGCGCATCCTGGAAATTGCCGTGAAGTCCAAGCTCAATATCCTGGTTTCGGGCGGCACAGGTTCCGGTAAAACGACGGTCCTCAACATCCTGTCCTCTTATATTCCCAGCGACGAACGCATCATCACGATTGAAGACGCGGCCGAACTCCAGCTCCAGCAGGGCCACGTGGTCCGGCTCGAAACGCGTCCGGCGAATCTGGAAGGCCGCGGGCAGGTCACGCAGCGTGATCTGGTGAAGAACGCCCTGCGTATGCGTCCCGACCGCATTGTCGTCGGCGAAGTGCGCGGCGAAGAAGCGCTGGACATGCTCCAGGCCATGAATACCGGCCATGAAGGATCGATCACGACGGTCCACGCCAACAGCCCCCGCGATGCCGTGGGCCGCATCGAAACCATGGTGCTGATGGCCAATTCCAACCTGATCCATCATGCGATCATCCGGCAGATCGGGGCCGCGTTCCATCTTATCGTCCAGATCCGCCGCTTTACGGACGGCGTGCGCCGGGTCGAATCGGTCACGGAAGTTACGGGTATGGAAGGCGACGTGATCAGCCTGCAGGAAGTCTTCTCTTTCCAGCAAAAAGGTGTCGACACGGAGGGAAACGTTATCGGCGAGTTCACCTTTCATGACATTCGTCCCAAGTTCCTGGACGCCGCCATGAAAAAAGTGCGCACGCGGTATTAA
- the rfaD gene encoding ADP-glyceromanno-heptose 6-epimerase encodes MKNVLITGGAGFIGSNLALEIQSRYPEAHVTVLDDFRVGSFKNLIGFRGDVMAYDVADKSWVSILAARPLDTVFHLASITDTTVLDEKKMMFDNVEGFRNVLELAHSKKADVVFASSAAVYGSQDSSMKESDGGKPNNIYGFSKWVLESLARSYEGKLKVVGVRYFNVFGPREYYKGAAASMIYQLTQQMLAGKRPRIFKYGEQKRDHIYVKDVVECTLKARLAKENTVVNVGTGEATSFNEIIAAINEGLGTSLEPDYFDNPYDFYQNFTQADMSHTRKAIGFERKYSTHDGIVEYVRQYLLPASHASAAR; translated from the coding sequence ATGAAAAACGTCCTTATCACCGGCGGCGCCGGCTTTATCGGCTCCAATCTCGCCTTGGAAATCCAGTCCCGCTATCCTGAAGCCCATGTGACGGTTCTGGATGATTTCCGCGTCGGCAGCTTCAAAAACCTGATCGGCTTCCGCGGCGATGTCATGGCTTACGACGTCGCGGACAAATCCTGGGTCTCGATCCTCGCCGCCCGGCCTCTGGATACGGTTTTTCACCTGGCCTCGATCACGGACACGACGGTCCTGGATGAAAAGAAAATGATGTTCGACAACGTCGAGGGTTTCCGCAACGTCCTCGAGCTCGCCCACTCCAAAAAAGCGGACGTGGTCTTCGCTTCCTCAGCCGCGGTGTACGGCAGCCAGGACTCCTCCATGAAAGAATCCGACGGCGGCAAGCCCAATAACATTTACGGTTTCTCCAAGTGGGTGCTCGAAAGTCTCGCCCGCAGCTACGAAGGCAAACTCAAAGTCGTGGGCGTCCGTTATTTCAACGTCTTCGGCCCGCGCGAATACTACAAAGGCGCCGCGGCCAGCATGATCTACCAGCTCACCCAACAGATGCTCGCCGGCAAACGGCCCCGCATTTTCAAGTATGGCGAACAGAAGCGCGACCACATTTACGTCAAGGACGTGGTCGAATGCACGCTGAAAGCGCGCCTGGCCAAGGAAAACACTGTCGTGAACGTCGGGACAGGCGAGGCCACTTCTTTTAACGAAATTATCGCCGCGATCAACGAGGGACTGGGCACGTCGCTCGAGCCCGATTACTTCGACAATCCTTACGACTTCTACCAGAACTTCACTCAGGCCGACATGAGCCACACGCGCAAGGCCATCGGCTTCGAAAGAAAGTATTCGACCCACGACGGCATCGTCGAATACGTGCGCCAGTATCTGCTTCCCGCTTCCCACGCCTCTGCCGCGCGCTGA
- a CDS encoding type II secretion system F family protein — protein sequence MQLLIGMLFGLSGFMIFMYVGNSFSEKRMIARRVQSLQEGAAPAVVAKENLMDLNFSTKYQRSGGENIWNSPTFLMFAIAWLACGFIALQKLHFPIFNSGIILGVIPIIVVRVLRITMKRRRIDRMHRELPGALDLMVVCLEAGLALNSTLLRIANEMEASPLGRELRRAADEINAGIPMEDALRAMAKRIEIEDLNSVVSAIVQAQKMGSELALTFRVQSETLREKYKMHIKERIQKIPIKVLFPLVLFIFPALFVVILGPSMIQVMRTLQQLQ from the coding sequence ATGCAGTTGTTGATCGGAATGCTTTTCGGGCTGAGCGGGTTCATGATCTTCATGTACGTGGGAAATTCTTTTTCCGAAAAGCGCATGATCGCCCGCCGGGTCCAGTCCCTCCAGGAAGGCGCCGCGCCCGCGGTCGTCGCCAAAGAAAACCTGATGGACCTGAATTTTTCGACGAAGTATCAGCGCTCGGGCGGGGAAAACATCTGGAATTCGCCGACCTTCCTCATGTTTGCCATTGCCTGGCTGGCCTGCGGGTTCATCGCACTGCAGAAGCTGCATTTTCCGATTTTCAATTCCGGGATCATCCTCGGTGTCATCCCGATCATCGTGGTGCGCGTGCTGCGTATCACCATGAAAAGGCGGCGCATCGACCGCATGCACCGGGAGCTTCCGGGCGCGCTCGATCTTATGGTGGTCTGCCTCGAGGCCGGCCTCGCGCTCAATTCGACGCTGCTGCGCATCGCCAACGAAATGGAAGCAAGCCCGCTCGGCCGCGAGCTGCGCCGCGCCGCCGACGAAATCAACGCAGGCATTCCCATGGAAGACGCGCTCCGCGCCATGGCCAAGAGGATCGAGATCGAAGACCTGAACAGCGTGGTCTCGGCCATCGTGCAGGCGCAGAAGATGGGCTCGGAGCTCGCGCTGACCTTCCGCGTCCAGTCGGAAACGCTGCGTGAAAAATACAAAATGCACATCAAGGAGCGGATCCAGAAGATCCCGATCAAAGTTCTTTTTCCCCTCGTTCTTTTTATTTTTCCGGCGCTTTTCGTCGTCATTCTGGGGCCTTCGATGATCCAGGTGATGCGGACGCTTCAACAGTTACAGTGA
- a CDS encoding type II secretion system F family protein, translating into MRPLLFSLLSSLFVGCVIYFILELFKEGTGRENRKIKARVESLFLRKSNIERSTTFSNIFRLNQALKRQPISKKLFTLLSFTGWTVPIGIFVLGDLLWSVVVFLLSQLVSGNFFLSIVITLFMALLPYWVLIVNKKRYVNRFTIVFPDALILIKSALRAGQGIQAAFKMVAKEGPQPVAREFAHMVHEIELGSQLTEALGELYRRIDTIDLRIFVLGIFIQNEIGGNMVELLTHVENTIRERLSMHREINVLSAQGKVTGIVLIMLPIGLAFLLWLMNPHYFDPLLQEESGRKVFGFAIGLQFIGAMLIRKITSFRVV; encoded by the coding sequence ATGAGGCCTCTTCTCTTTTCACTTTTGTCTTCGCTCTTCGTCGGCTGCGTGATCTATTTCATCCTGGAGCTGTTCAAGGAAGGCACCGGGCGTGAGAACCGCAAGATCAAGGCCCGTGTCGAAAGCCTGTTCCTGCGCAAGAGCAACATCGAGCGCTCGACGACTTTCAGCAACATCTTCCGCCTGAATCAGGCCCTCAAGCGCCAGCCCATCAGCAAAAAACTTTTCACGCTGCTGTCCTTCACGGGCTGGACCGTGCCCATCGGCATTTTTGTGCTGGGAGACCTGCTGTGGTCGGTGGTCGTGTTCCTGCTGTCCCAGCTTGTTTCCGGCAACTTTTTTCTTTCGATCGTCATCACGCTGTTCATGGCGCTCCTGCCTTACTGGGTTCTCATCGTGAACAAAAAGCGCTATGTGAACCGGTTCACGATCGTGTTTCCGGACGCGCTCATCCTGATCAAGAGCGCGCTCCGCGCCGGACAGGGGATCCAGGCGGCATTCAAAATGGTGGCCAAGGAAGGGCCTCAGCCGGTGGCGCGCGAATTCGCGCACATGGTCCACGAGATCGAGCTCGGCAGCCAGCTGACCGAGGCGCTCGGAGAACTTTACCGCCGCATCGATACGATCGACCTGCGTATCTTCGTGCTGGGCATCTTCATCCAGAACGAAATCGGCGGCAACATGGTGGAACTGCTCACGCACGTCGAGAACACGATCCGTGAAAGGCTGAGCATGCACCGGGAAATCAACGTCCTGAGCGCCCAGGGGAAAGTGACGGGCATCGTGCTGATCATGCTGCCCATCGGCCTCGCGTTTCTCTTGTGGCTCATGAACCCGCACTACTTCGATCCGCTGCTGCAGGAAGAATCGGGCAGGAAGGTCTTCGGCTTCGCGATCGGGCTGCAGTTCATCGGCGCGATGCTGATCCGGAAAATCACCAGTTTCCGTGTGGTTTAG
- a CDS encoding ATP-binding protein, with amino-acid sequence MSQQSTAFLTLVKTLSFALKQQRLYSEKHPITQETLKNLGEEVEIYFLKHEKLTLGAMQHKLLVDGNPVSDKEAAAHDLAKDLERLGLDGIVLDRGVSMAEISDLVSLMSMRAKSLTDRGGFKKAFEEAKLPHIRLSQGKFQLVEDGEVVVQEGAQPGDGGIGESGEAGTGTASASGKESALPITDIAEVIRRLKQGTDLPPGGVSGGGGGGGGGGSGPVSGMPGVVFGAPLSINPEKIVDQLEKNPKDIVQAALADVEDEVRLEQLIRQTVKLLIDGLLAFLVEQGKDITKALEKLAKELEKGLSGLDESAGFDKLKKKIPGIFEEATDEFRIQMMKRTHAEHPEDVKLLEKMAKKLFKDKDVRERLQTNLTEEMGEVGLSAETIQKIFSKIDETEDKKKKKVSIDAEELEELKRRAALYDATSDGTIDKKLQTLELENKVVRHQKERMDAVIHNMAEGLLIVDEHGKVVLMNPAAEKMLGVKKSDKLGKAVTEGLGAEHVVSMATGNLRDQQNVLSQQVELFAPNDETKRVLNASSAIIENEDGQTVGMVSVLSDITRQKELDDLKTKFVGNVSHELRTPLVAIQKSLALIADQEVGSVTPEQKKFLDIAQRNIERLSRLINDLLDVQRLEAGQMNLKPSTFPVNGLIQHVISTVETWAKDKGVTVKADFPSHEDVELEADPDRLTQVITNLVGNAIKFTPDKGTITVELRKNVKDETLPGGIGIEVGVRDTGVGIEPEDQKKIFDKFVQVSLSQPSGISSSGLGLTITKEIVELHSGRIWVESEPGKGSRFAFRVPLKFSAHRKVHGS; translated from the coding sequence ATGAGCCAACAATCCACGGCTTTTTTGACTCTCGTCAAAACCCTGTCTTTTGCCCTGAAGCAGCAGCGGCTTTATTCGGAGAAGCATCCGATCACGCAGGAGACGCTGAAAAATCTCGGGGAAGAGGTCGAGATTTATTTCCTCAAACATGAAAAGCTGACTTTGGGAGCCATGCAGCACAAGCTTCTGGTCGACGGCAATCCCGTTTCGGACAAAGAAGCGGCCGCGCATGACCTTGCCAAAGATCTCGAGCGCCTGGGCCTCGACGGCATCGTTCTCGACCGCGGGGTTTCGATGGCCGAAATTTCCGATCTGGTCTCGCTCATGTCCATGCGCGCGAAATCGCTGACCGACCGGGGCGGCTTCAAAAAGGCGTTCGAAGAGGCCAAGCTGCCGCATATCCGGCTCTCCCAGGGCAAATTCCAGCTCGTTGAAGACGGCGAAGTCGTGGTGCAGGAAGGCGCCCAGCCGGGCGACGGCGGCATCGGGGAAAGCGGCGAAGCCGGGACCGGGACCGCGTCTGCGTCCGGCAAGGAATCGGCTTTGCCCATCACGGATATCGCGGAAGTGATCCGCCGTCTCAAGCAGGGAACGGACCTGCCTCCGGGCGGGGTTTCAGGCGGAGGCGGAGGAGGGGGAGGGGGCGGAAGCGGCCCCGTTTCCGGCATGCCGGGCGTTGTTTTCGGCGCGCCGCTGTCCATCAATCCGGAAAAAATCGTGGACCAGCTCGAAAAAAATCCCAAAGACATCGTCCAGGCCGCGCTCGCCGACGTCGAAGACGAAGTGCGGCTCGAGCAGCTGATCCGCCAGACCGTGAAGCTCTTGATCGACGGACTGCTCGCGTTTCTGGTCGAGCAGGGAAAAGACATCACGAAGGCGCTCGAAAAGCTCGCCAAGGAGCTCGAAAAGGGCCTTTCAGGCCTGGACGAGAGCGCGGGCTTCGACAAGTTGAAGAAGAAAATTCCCGGCATCTTCGAAGAGGCCACCGACGAATTCCGGATCCAGATGATGAAGCGCACGCACGCGGAGCATCCCGAGGACGTGAAGCTGCTGGAGAAAATGGCCAAGAAACTTTTCAAGGACAAGGACGTCCGCGAGCGCCTTCAGACGAACTTGACCGAAGAGATGGGCGAGGTCGGGCTGTCGGCAGAGACCATCCAGAAGATTTTTTCCAAGATCGACGAGACCGAAGACAAGAAAAAGAAAAAAGTCTCGATCGACGCCGAGGAACTCGAGGAATTAAAAAGGCGGGCCGCGCTTTACGATGCCACGTCCGACGGCACGATCGATAAAAAGCTGCAGACGCTGGAACTGGAAAATAAAGTCGTCCGCCACCAGAAGGAGAGGATGGACGCGGTCATCCACAACATGGCCGAGGGGCTCCTCATCGTCGACGAGCACGGCAAGGTGGTGCTCATGAATCCCGCGGCGGAAAAAATGCTGGGCGTGAAAAAAAGCGACAAGCTGGGCAAGGCCGTCACGGAGGGGCTCGGAGCGGAGCATGTCGTGTCCATGGCCACAGGCAATCTGCGCGACCAGCAGAACGTCCTGTCGCAGCAGGTGGAGCTTTTCGCGCCTAACGACGAAACCAAGCGCGTCCTGAACGCAAGCTCGGCCATCATCGAAAACGAGGACGGCCAGACCGTCGGCATGGTGTCGGTGCTGTCCGACATCACACGGCAAAAAGAATTGGACGACCTCAAGACCAAGTTCGTGGGCAATGTTTCGCACGAATTGCGCACGCCGCTGGTCGCCATCCAGAAATCGCTCGCGCTCATCGCGGATCAGGAAGTCGGCAGCGTGACGCCGGAACAGAAAAAATTCCTCGACATCGCGCAGCGCAACATCGAACGTCTCTCGCGCCTGATCAACGACCTGCTGGACGTACAGCGGCTCGAAGCCGGACAGATGAACCTGAAGCCCAGCACGTTCCCGGTGAACGGGCTCATCCAGCACGTGATCTCCACGGTCGAGACCTGGGCGAAAGACAAAGGCGTTACTGTCAAAGCGGATTTTCCCAGCCACGAGGATGTCGAGCTGGAAGCGGATCCGGACCGTCTCACGCAGGTGATTACCAATCTCGTCGGCAATGCCATCAAATTCACGCCGGACAAAGGCACAATCACCGTGGAATTGCGCAAGAATGTGAAAGACGAGACGCTTCCGGGCGGCATCGGCATCGAGGTCGGGGTGCGAGACACAGGTGTCGGCATCGAGCCCGAGGATCAAAAGAAGATTTTCGACAAATTCGTGCAGGTGAGTCTTTCGCAGCCTTCCGGGATTTCGAGTTCAGGCCTGGGCCTGACCATCACCAAAGAAATCGTGGAACTTCACAGCGGCAGGATCTGGGTTGAGAGCGAGCCTGGAAAAGGAAGCCGGTTTGCGTTCCGCGTGCCGCTGAAGTTTTCAGCTCACCGGAAAGTGCACGGTTCCTGA
- a CDS encoding response regulator, whose protein sequence is MAKILIVDDDHDFVQLLEFDLKRKGYEVVTAFNGEEGLERAQATRPQLVILDIKMPKVDGYTFVRRLKKETDMKDLPLIVLTSYEPMKDMFQLEGVKDYFVKSANMKGLLEAIERNLKTSAA, encoded by the coding sequence ATGGCGAAAATACTCATCGTCGATGACGACCACGATTTTGTGCAGCTTTTGGAATTCGACCTCAAGCGGAAAGGCTATGAGGTGGTCACGGCTTTCAACGGCGAAGAAGGTCTGGAGAGGGCGCAGGCCACTCGCCCGCAGCTGGTCATCCTGGACATCAAGATGCCGAAAGTCGACGGCTACACCTTCGTGAGGCGCCTGAAAAAAGAAACGGACATGAAAGACCTTCCGCTCATCGTCCTGACTTCCTACGAGCCCATGAAAGACATGTTCCAGCTCGAAGGCGTGAAAGATTATTTCGTGAAGTCAGCCAATATGAAAGGCCTCCTCGAAGCGATCGAGAGAAACCTCAAAACCAGCGCGGCCTAA
- the folB gene encoding dihydroneopterin aldolase encodes MKAAENNDRIFLTGLQISCIIGIFDWERKTRQKILIDLEIPTDVRKAARRDRIEDATDYKKIAKRTAAFVKESRFYLIETLAEKLAGLLLKEFRLKEIKLRVSKPGAVRGSDNVGIEITRKAGRR; translated from the coding sequence ATGAAAGCTGCTGAAAATAACGACCGTATTTTTTTGACCGGACTCCAGATTTCCTGCATCATCGGAATCTTCGACTGGGAACGCAAAACCCGCCAGAAGATCCTGATCGATCTCGAGATTCCCACCGACGTGCGCAAGGCTGCGCGGCGCGACCGCATCGAAGACGCCACGGATTACAAAAAAATCGCCAAACGGACCGCGGCTTTCGTCAAAGAGAGCCGGTTTTATCTCATTGAAACTTTGGCGGAAAAACTGGCGGGCCTCTTATTAAAGGAATTCCGCCTGAAGGAAATCAAGCTGCGGGTTTCAAAGCCGGGAGCGGTGCGCGGCTCGGATAATGTCGGGATTGAAATTACGCGTAAGGCCGGAAGGCGTTAA